AATGGCATCTTTTGATGTgtaaagtagaaacatagaaacatagaaatagacggcagataagggccacggcccaccaagtctgcccaccccaataaccctcccccctacctttctctgtgaaaagATCCCGCatggcgatcccattttgacttaaaatcaggcacgctcctggcctcgaccacctgcagtggaagatcattccagtgatcaaccaccctctcagtgaagaagtatttcctggtgtcaccgtgtagtttcccgcccctgattttccacggatgcccttttgttgccgtggggcctttgaaaaagaagatgtcctcttccacctcgatacggcccgtgagatatttgaacgtctcgatcatgtctcccctctctctgtgttcctcgagtgaatatagctgcaattttttcagcctttcctcatacgggagatccttgagtcccgagaccatccgggtggccatacgctggaccgactcaagtatcagcacatctttgcggtaatgcggcctccaaaattgtatacAGTACCTCATATTGTACACAGTACCTCATATTGAACACGTCATCTGTCCTGAAACAATTACGTTGGCTCCATATTGTGTGGAGAATTTGTTTTAAGGTTTTGATGTtgattttttaaactttgtatgTCCTTATGCAGATCAAggccttcttaatgttctttcttTCTGGACCATCAAGTTAGATGAATATTGAGATCCTCCCATCTGAAAATATCCACCCGAAACTAATCTAGATTGTACGAGTACCTTGTACGTTTTTTGTATTTCCGGATGACAAATGTACACAAACTACAAACTCACATATTCAAACAGGCAACAGGATATGATCGATATCTTTAATTTGGTGCCAGCAGAATAATCAGCTCATACAGCATCTGGTTACAGATGGACAATATTCATAGCAGTCTTTATCCTCCTGTGCACCTTAAGGGGGCAATTTCTGGtctgcatgtgggatctcttcatggaggaaattaggaggtgggtcattagtgtgggcagactagatgggccgtggctcttttctgccgtcattttctatgtttctatttgcagCTATATCTCCACAGTGCACAGAGATGGAATATCATGggtaagaaaagaaaggaaaatgctcCAAAGAAATCTCCCCTTCAAAAAAATACCAGTACATAGTGCAATTATACTGATGCTATCCCCAGCCCAGGGACCTAACCAAGATGACCAGTCAAATATGAAGATATGGACAGAGCCTGGGCAGGGAAAGTTTCTCTCCCTCATTTACTAACTGAAAATGGAGGGTGAAGGTCTCTGGGCTGTGACAAAGCAGTGCAAACATGGGCATGTCAGATAAGAGACCAAAAGGTGAAGACTTCAATGCCTAGGAAGAAGCCTCTAGAAAGCCCATGTCATAGCTTTATGGGCCTAATTTCCATTCATAAAAGCAGGTTTGCACCATTCTACATTGGCTAACAGACTCAAATCTGTGGAATGCATTGCCCGATTATGCGCATATTAACACAATTTGCCTACATTTCAGGAAGCAATTGAaggcttatttttttcaaaaagccTACACATAAGTTGGAGAATTGCTTTATGAATATGAGAGTCAGCAATGTTTTAAATTATTGTTTACTTGTATTACTTGATCAATATATGTTTATGATTCATTGCCAACTACATCTGTAGATAGATATAagaattttacaaataaaaagagTGTAAGGATGACCAAACTAATTACGGGGATGGAATGCCTCTCATTTGAGAAGTTAACGTAAGGAAAATCTTTCTTCACTCAGTAGAACCTTAGATGTTGTATAAATAGTTCTTGATCTGCAAGGAAACACGATCATTTGTGCAATGAACAATGACTACAGAGACTCTCCATGATCAACATTTCTAAAGCAAATTTGATTGCAGATGGAGTTTGCATATTGACTTAGGGATTGTCATTTGTTCCTCCTTGTTTTGATATATTTTCTGTTTATAGAGCATTGTTTTGTTGGTTTTCTTTGAGGGGTTGGGAATTTGAGATCGAGGGAAAATCAATATCAATATCATCTGAGCCACCTTTCAAACAACCTTCCAGGTACAGTTTGAGGAGGGTGAGACGCTGGAGCCTCCTTGGAAATATTCTGGTTTGCGATCTTCAGTGGCCTTTCAGCAACTTCATTGATGTCGAGACATTTTCATTAACCTTGCTGATAAAGGCAGTACAGTGGTAGTTCTCATCAATATTTGACAAGAGCACAGAGGCAATTATCTGATTATACATGGTATTTCAAATTGTATGAAGACCCGATTATGACAAAGTAACTGGATCTCACTAAGATAAGGGACTTTCTATGGTACGTAAGTAATCTTATTATgaactaaaaataataataatattgtggcTATAATATTTTACCAAAGATCTAAAATAGCTTTTGGGAAGCACGGCTATATTTCCAAGTGTCTGTTGCTTGAACCTTGTTTATTTGTGGATAATTGGTGGGACTCTTTCCAGGTTAACACCCTTCATTGAGGGAACATGTTTCGAGGCTGCTTATGGCAGAACAGAGAGTTTTTCTAGTATGAAGATTTGCCAACAGTGCTGCATGCAGCCTATGGTGCGAGTTACCTGAAAAAAAATCGGGAACTTGCAAACAATGCAATACATTTATTCCTGGGAAAAAAGCAAGTTGATCATATGATACTGATTTTGGCAGccttgcattggcttccggtcaaATAGTTGTTATGGTTGATGGTTTTTTTAAGGCTTTACATGAGCAATGCCCAAAATACTTGGGTCTATTTCCTTATTCTTTATACACCATCTGGGCTTTGAGTTTCTTGGTTCTCCTACTGCTTAACAGGACAGCCATACTTAAAGCAAGTTTGCCAATGAACCTCACTCTCGGTCTTCTGTCTTCCTTGCAGGTCAGCAGGTGCAATGCATGGAGTCCTTTCTGCAGTTCCTCTCCCGGCTCCAGCTACCATTCTCCGATGCACTCAAATATGGCCTTTTGACTTTTGCACTGTGTATCTTCATAACAGCAGTGGTAATCCTCACCTGCCAGCTAAACCAGTACTGCAAGTATGCCTCCTCCATCAACACGAATGGTAAGGGCAGCGCCCTGCACATGGAGACATCAAATATCTATGGTGGGGTTACGATTCTACTGTCGTGGTGATTGTATTACATTAACTGGCAGCATAGCTTTATGCTGGTGAATATTGTACATGATTGTTTTTGATTATATCTAAAAAGGTGCAAGAAGCACTACACAAAAGTCTGAAAAGCAACCGCAGTAagctacagtaaaaccttggtttacgagcataattcattctggaagcatgcttgtaatccataagaaataatgaaaactcagacgattcgttccacaaccccaaaactttaatacaaaatactgtatgtactcgtattgcaagaccttacttgtatatcaagttaaaatttaatcaaatgttttgcttttcttgcaaaccaagttacttgcaatccaaggttttactgtatattcagaGGCATAGAAAACACATTGTAAGGGATGGAAAGGTTACTAAATACTCCAGTGTCAATTTACCTTATATTAAGCACTGTGAAGGGTCATTtatagggggggggagggaatgggccttctatactgcctttttgtggttacaccctcaaagcggtttacatttatAAAGGTACTTActttgtacccagggcaatggaggGCTGGGATttaatcccacaacctcagggaccTCTACacctaggccactcctcacctagAAGGATACTTCTTTTATGAAGGCAACACAGGCAGCATTGTGTTTTTATAAAACAGGAAACTGCAACCGGAGGAAACCCTACTTGAGAAGGCACAATGAATGCTGAGAGGTGAGAGACTGATATAcacggatggagagagggaccttggggtgatagcgtCTGAGGATttgaaggcaaagaaacagtgtgccAAGGCAGAAGTAATATTCTTCCCTTGTATTTTATTCTAGCAGAGAAGAAATACCTGACTGATGAATATGGTGACATGAAGACAGATAAGAGCATCCTGGAAAAAAATCTGAGTCCTTCCCTCCTAGAAATTTCTAAGAAGAACCACAACATGAAGGCAAGTGGAGACAcagaggaggaaagggaggttgCTGTAGAAACACTAGGGAAACATCACTGCACCCTCCACGTTCAAGTCTGCCATACAATTCCCCATGGGATCACTGCAGCCGAGCCCACTGCCTTTGCATTATCTCCTTCCACTCTACCCTATCCCTTGCCTTTTTGCCCCCAAACCAGTCCCCGCTATTTTCCTACGATGACCTTTGAGGTTGAATGTCTGTCTAGATCTGCAAGTTAGTTCAGGACGGTATAGAAAGTTTAATTAAACTGTAGTTTTTAAACTTGCCCTAATAGtgggtaattctataaactgggGCCAAGATGCATATTAAGCCCTCCATCAAGGGATGGAGATGACTTCGTCCAGtgtttccagttttttcgtatcacaggaaaaatagcttatgcttttttttttttttaccagacttttttcaaaccacccttgtagccccagatattcaatactgaATCATATCCAGGcagtagcattgaatatctggagctAATTCTGAATGTGTTGGCTACCAGGGTGTATGCAAATCGGGACCTGCATAAGGAAATCGGGTGCCCTCACCACCTCCAATTTCCCCTCACTTTCCCATAATCCTGATTGTCCCTCCTTGTCACCACAATGACATAAAGGCCATCATAAGTATGACACCCTTGTTACCCCCTCCCTGTACACAGTATGCAATTATAGGGAAGTTCTGTTTTGTGAGCTTATAGATGTGTACGTGTTTGTTTTGTGCTTGCACTGTGATTTGCCACTATAATTGAGAACTAACGACACACAATGATTTCTTTTGCCATTATTCAATTCCAGAAGCTGCAAGCACAGATGGAGAAGCTGGAGAGATGTCTGTCACCCCCTGAAGAGAGCAGTGAGAGTCTGAGTcctgaggaagaggaggagacggCTCTTGGGGGCTTCAAGGGCAGGCTCAGGTTCTCTCTTCTCTACAACAAGAATCAACTGCAGCTTAGGATCATTGAAGGCATGGATCTGCCTAGCCACAGCACTGACCCGTTTGTCAGGATCAAGCTTTTCTCCAGATATCAGTCTCAAGAACCAGTACTGCAGTCTGTTATAAACGAGTGGGAGACCAGCGTGGGCAAGAAGAGCAGAAACCCGACTTTTGGAGATGAGTTCTCTTGCGCTCTCATGGAGAAACAGCTGGAGATGGTGACCATAAAACTTGAGGTCAGTTTTCCCATGCTCCTGATATATCTGTGATATTGCGATAAAGGGAAGGAGAAATACATATCTGCTTGAATTGCTGTCCTCTAGTTTTCATTCAAC
This genomic window from Geotrypetes seraphini chromosome 19, aGeoSer1.1, whole genome shotgun sequence contains:
- the LOC117352398 gene encoding synaptotagmin-1-like isoform X2 is translated as MESFLQFLSRLQLPFSDALKYGLLTFALCIFITAVVILTCQLNQYCKYASSINTNEKKYLTDEYGDMKTDKSILEKNLSPSLLEISKKNHNMKKLQAQMEKLERCLSPPEESSESLSPEEEEETALGGFKGRLRFSLLYNKNQLQLRIIEGMDLPSHSTDPFVRIKLFSRYQSQEPVLQSVINEWETSVGKKSRNPTFGDEFSCALMEKQLEMVTIKLEVRKFDKYSRHTVLGEVRATLNNLKTSELLEFCEEIQQITKDLVGEILVSLKYLPTAQRIEVGLLKVRSGSLSSALNTDMYARVDVFSSQRRQKHQKSSPRPKAQVMVFNETFHFCLPEAASADCVVLISMYEMQASGRKLIGQTSVGKHRAGESDKHWNLMLQSLRQPVAKWHPLFI
- the LOC117352398 gene encoding synaptotagmin-1-like isoform X1; protein product: MESFLQFLSRLQLPFSDALKYGLLTFALCIFITAVVILTCQLNQYCKYASSINTNAEKKYLTDEYGDMKTDKSILEKNLSPSLLEISKKNHNMKKLQAQMEKLERCLSPPEESSESLSPEEEEETALGGFKGRLRFSLLYNKNQLQLRIIEGMDLPSHSTDPFVRIKLFSRYQSQEPVLQSVINEWETSVGKKSRNPTFGDEFSCALMEKQLEMVTIKLEVRKFDKYSRHTVLGEVRATLNNLKTSELLEFCEEIQQITKDLVGEILVSLKYLPTAQRIEVGLLKVRSGSLSSALNTDMYARVDVFSSQRRQKHQKSSPRPKAQVMVFNETFHFCLPEAASADCVVLISMYEMQASGRKLIGQTSVGKHRAGESDKHWNLMLQSLRQPVAKWHPLFI